From Rhodothermales bacterium, a single genomic window includes:
- the ispD gene encoding 2-C-methyl-D-erythritol 4-phosphate cytidylyltransferase, with amino-acid sequence MAGERIAAIMPAAGSGARLGGERKQFRLLGDEPLLLRTARVFAAHPQIDLLVLTLPEADHAEIAALLEAAALDVPVLLAPGGATRQASVRSALRRLPPDVDMVLVHDAVRPFIRAEQISRVIEGVRTTGAAALAVELTDTLRRGDRARFGETIPRDGLYRMQTPQGARRAWYEEAHAAAERDGVDATDDVALVQRLGYPVAIVAGGPLNMKVTTPADWELAVALWPFWTSMET; translated from the coding sequence ATGGCCGGGGAGCGAATTGCCGCCATCATGCCGGCCGCCGGTTCGGGGGCGCGCCTCGGCGGCGAGCGCAAGCAGTTCCGGTTGCTCGGCGATGAGCCGTTGTTGCTACGGACGGCGCGCGTCTTTGCGGCGCATCCGCAGATCGATCTCCTGGTCCTGACCCTTCCGGAAGCCGACCACGCCGAAATCGCCGCGCTGCTGGAGGCCGCCGCGCTCGACGTCCCGGTGCTGCTCGCCCCGGGCGGCGCCACGCGCCAGGCCTCGGTTCGCTCCGCCCTGCGCCGGCTTCCTCCTGACGTGGACATGGTCCTGGTGCACGATGCCGTGCGTCCGTTCATCCGCGCCGAGCAAATCAGTCGCGTGATCGAGGGCGTGCGAACGACCGGGGCGGCCGCACTGGCGGTGGAACTGACGGATACCTTGCGTCGCGGCGATCGTGCCCGTTTTGGGGAGACGATCCCTCGTGACGGCCTCTACCGGATGCAAACGCCGCAGGGAGCGCGGCGGGCGTGGTACGAGGAGGCCCACGCGGCGGCCGAGCGGGATGGCGTCGATGCGACGGACGATGTCGCGCTGGTGCAGCGTCTGGGGTACCCGGTGGCGATCGTCGCCGGCGGGCCGCTGAATATGAAGGTCACGACGCCGGCAGACTGGGAGCTTGCCGTCGCCCTCTGGCCGTTCTGGACATCGATGGAAACCTGA
- the queA gene encoding tRNA preQ1(34) S-adenosylmethionine ribosyltransferase-isomerase QueA, translated as MKLSNFLFDYPKELIAKYPAEPRDSARLMVLNREKRTIEHRVFSDIVEYFSDGDVLVVNNTKVFPARMYGNKEKTGARIEVFLLRELNPESRLWDVIVDPARKIRIGNKLYFENGLIAEVIDNTTSRGRTIRFVFEGDNEELYRKIDEIGQTPIPPYIKRKVEKEDRERYQTMFAEQRGAVAAPTAGLHFTPGIIDTLQGKGVKVAPLTLHVGLGTFRPVEVEDLTKHRMDSEHYIISPESAETVNKALTSQHNKVTAVGTTVVRALESSLSASYTLKSDSGWTDKFIYPPHEFRIVERLITNFHMPRSTLVMLVAAFAGHEFLMEAYREAIEKEYRLFSFGDAMMIL; from the coding sequence ATGAAGCTGTCTAATTTCCTCTTTGATTATCCCAAGGAGCTGATCGCCAAGTATCCGGCAGAGCCCCGCGACAGCGCGCGGCTGATGGTGCTGAATCGGGAAAAACGGACCATCGAACACCGGGTATTCAGCGACATCGTCGAGTATTTCTCGGATGGAGATGTGCTTGTCGTAAACAACACCAAGGTGTTTCCCGCCCGTATGTACGGGAACAAGGAGAAGACAGGCGCCCGCATCGAGGTCTTTTTGCTGCGCGAATTGAACCCAGAGAGCCGGCTGTGGGACGTCATCGTCGACCCCGCCCGGAAGATTCGCATCGGCAACAAGCTGTATTTCGAGAACGGGCTCATCGCCGAGGTGATCGATAACACGACATCGCGGGGGCGCACGATTCGGTTTGTTTTCGAGGGCGACAACGAGGAGTTGTACCGGAAGATCGACGAGATCGGCCAGACGCCGATCCCGCCGTACATCAAGCGGAAAGTGGAGAAGGAGGACCGCGAGCGGTACCAGACGATGTTCGCGGAACAGCGCGGCGCCGTCGCCGCGCCCACGGCCGGCCTGCACTTCACGCCGGGCATCATCGACACGCTGCAGGGTAAGGGGGTCAAGGTCGCTCCGCTGACCCTGCATGTGGGGCTGGGCACGTTTCGGCCGGTGGAGGTGGAAGACCTCACCAAACACCGGATGGACTCGGAGCACTACATCATCTCGCCCGAGTCGGCCGAGACGGTGAACAAAGCGCTTACATCCCAGCATAACAAGGTCACCGCGGTCGGCACGACCGTCGTGCGTGCGCTGGAGTCGAGCCTTTCGGCGTCCTACACCCTGAAGTCGGACAGCGGCTGGACGGATAAATTTATCTACCCGCCGCACGAGTTCCGGATCGTGGAGCGGCTGATCACGAACTTCCACATGCCGCGCAGCACGCTCGTCATGCTTGTGGCGGCCTTTGCGGGGCACGAGTTCCTGATGGAAGCCTATCGCGAAGCGATCGAGAAGGAGTATCGCCTGTTTTCCTTCGGCGACGCGATGATGATCCTCTGA
- a CDS encoding TonB-dependent receptor, whose translation MPRFLLAHLLAALAFGALSTATLAQTASISGQIIDAEGVPLPGANVAIAGTARGAATDAAGRYRIAGLAAGTYVVEVSMVGFERIRQSVTLADGESLQLDAQLMEEVLQSDGVVIIANRREQRITSVPVSVAAMAPEELSRRNVVSLDDALRHISGVQVQDNQISVRGSSGFAYNVGSRVLLLIDGVPLLSPDTDGVPYEGLPFAQVERLEVLKGPGSALYGSGALGGVVNLITKTFPSRPTTLVRAFAGAYEPVRYAIWRERWDGADTPRPFAGATVSHARRVSERFGYWVDGTFRRSEGYMRLNEKTLFQTHAKAGWNPNADVRLDVLANVLYRKKDDFLFWNGARDALQPGSLAITNSSEPSGATDNESNQISLFPTLTHVLNPRLFYQVKTRLYAVGVRPIDSAGNVRTYRDGTYGFRYGGEYLLNWNPGPNRFFTGGASIDANSTRSSFFVSADGDPIGSQPEGAVFGQWEQNIGPRLNVVAGLRFDIYSIDASDTVSKLSPKLNLGYAFTPQFTARAAYGQGFRIPSLGERFVDNRDFFPIVRNLSLRPEESTSYELGLRGLIPFTDRSDALLDVAVFWNDYWRLIETKFIPTESAFQFVNLIRARIRGAEASIEASLFDGAVTTRAGYTYLDARDLSAGEALAFRPRHMVSASADGRFGRYQAGFDLRYASAPESVNSDFARFVPDAETLIDTRVLDLRAGVQFGRLRTLLIVRNALEYYYMERPALLAPPRHAILQLQMEF comes from the coding sequence ATGCCCCGATTTCTACTCGCCCACCTCCTCGCGGCGCTGGCGTTCGGCGCATTATCGACCGCTACCCTGGCCCAAACAGCCAGCATTTCGGGGCAGATCATCGATGCCGAGGGCGTCCCGCTGCCCGGTGCGAACGTGGCCATCGCGGGCACGGCCCGCGGCGCCGCCACGGATGCTGCAGGCCGCTACCGCATCGCCGGCCTCGCCGCCGGCACCTACGTCGTGGAGGTCTCGATGGTCGGGTTCGAGCGCATCCGGCAATCCGTGACGCTCGCGGATGGCGAGTCCCTGCAACTCGACGCCCAGCTGATGGAAGAGGTGCTCCAGAGCGACGGCGTCGTCATCATCGCGAACCGCCGCGAACAGCGCATCACCTCGGTGCCGGTGAGCGTGGCGGCGATGGCGCCCGAAGAACTGTCGCGGCGCAACGTGGTCTCGCTCGACGATGCGCTCCGGCACATTTCCGGCGTACAGGTGCAGGACAACCAGATCAGCGTGCGCGGCTCTTCCGGCTTCGCCTACAACGTGGGGAGCCGCGTCCTCCTGCTGATCGACGGCGTGCCCCTGTTGTCGCCCGATACGGACGGCGTGCCCTACGAAGGCCTGCCTTTTGCCCAGGTGGAACGGCTCGAGGTGCTCAAGGGACCCGGCTCGGCGCTCTACGGAAGCGGCGCGCTGGGCGGCGTGGTCAACCTCATCACCAAAACCTTCCCATCCCGCCCCACGACCCTCGTGCGGGCCTTCGCCGGCGCCTACGAGCCGGTCCGCTACGCCATCTGGCGCGAGCGATGGGACGGCGCCGATACGCCCAGGCCATTCGCCGGCGCCACGGTATCCCACGCCCGGCGCGTTTCCGAACGGTTCGGGTACTGGGTGGATGGCACGTTCCGCCGCAGCGAAGGGTACATGCGGCTCAACGAAAAAACCCTGTTTCAGACCCACGCCAAGGCCGGCTGGAACCCCAATGCCGACGTCCGTCTCGACGTGCTCGCCAACGTCCTCTACCGCAAAAAAGACGACTTCCTGTTTTGGAACGGCGCCCGCGACGCCCTGCAACCGGGCAGCCTCGCCATCACGAACTCCTCGGAACCGAGCGGGGCGACGGACAACGAGTCCAATCAGATCAGCCTCTTCCCCACCCTCACCCACGTCCTCAACCCCAGGCTGTTCTATCAGGTAAAAACCCGCCTGTATGCCGTTGGCGTACGGCCTATCGACTCCGCCGGCAACGTGCGCACCTATCGCGACGGCACCTACGGATTTCGGTATGGCGGCGAATACCTCCTCAACTGGAACCCGGGCCCGAACCGGTTTTTCACCGGCGGCGCCTCGATCGACGCCAACTCGACCCGTTCCAGCTTTTTTGTCAGCGCCGACGGGGATCCGATCGGAAGCCAGCCGGAAGGCGCGGTTTTCGGGCAGTGGGAGCAGAACATCGGCCCGCGGCTCAACGTGGTGGCCGGCCTCCGCTTCGATATCTACAGCATCGACGCCAGCGACACCGTATCCAAACTCAGCCCAAAACTGAACCTCGGCTATGCCTTCACGCCGCAATTCACGGCGCGCGCGGCATACGGGCAGGGTTTCCGGATACCGAGCCTGGGGGAACGGTTCGTGGACAACCGGGACTTCTTCCCCATCGTCCGCAACCTCAGCCTGCGCCCGGAGGAAAGCACGAGCTACGAACTCGGGCTCCGGGGCCTGATCCCGTTTACCGACCGGAGCGATGCCCTTCTCGATGTGGCGGTGTTCTGGAACGACTACTGGCGCCTCATCGAAACGAAGTTCATCCCTACCGAATCGGCCTTCCAGTTCGTCAACCTCATCCGCGCCCGCATTCGCGGCGCCGAGGCCTCGATCGAGGCCTCGCTGTTCGACGGGGCCGTGACCACCCGCGCCGGCTACACGTATCTGGATGCCCGCGACCTCAGCGCCGGCGAGGCCCTCGCGTTTCGTCCCCGGCACATGGTCTCGGCCTCGGCGGATGGGCGTTTCGGACGCTACCAGGCCGGCTTCGATCTGCGGTATGCCAGCGCCCCGGAAAGCGTCAATTCAGACTTCGCGCGGTTCGTCCCCGACGCGGAAACCCTGATCGATACGCGCGTCCTCGACCTGCGCGCCGGCGTCCAGTTCGGCCGGCTCCGCACCCTCCTCATCGTCCGCAACGCGCTCGAGTACTACTACATGGAACGCCCCGCCCTGCTCGCCCCGCCCCGGCATGCCATCCTGCAACTCCAGATGGAATTTTGA
- a CDS encoding CPBP family intramembrane glutamic endopeptidase produces MRTRLFRHVREAPMLLLLIVLLVDLFLNRLYLSFFHYPLDAIQDISSGMVGPLLSLSFIKIAFIVVGVVIWIGRFKPRELGLWVRNIPAGILTTVFLWAAMQASMMLAAFLSQGFVRFSDAMEGLNPLWSMATLVVFALSKAMFDEITYRGLLLPQLHTKLQRYVPFSTGINLILAVLISQLIYVIIQIPLIDFGEGNEYHLTSAIVSVFSLSILNALIFLRTKNLYIAVGVHALWYAIALFAETDFPPRIALATLVILLIAIWPLLPDRRTVLYAQPLEDQSLY; encoded by the coding sequence ATGAGAACCCGGCTTTTTCGCCACGTGCGCGAAGCCCCGATGCTTCTCCTGCTCATCGTTTTGCTGGTCGATCTCTTTCTGAACCGGCTCTACCTTTCGTTCTTCCATTACCCGCTCGATGCCATACAAGACATCTCATCGGGCATGGTTGGACCGCTTCTTTCGTTAAGTTTTATCAAAATTGCCTTCATCGTCGTCGGCGTTGTGATCTGGATCGGGCGCTTCAAACCCCGGGAACTGGGGCTCTGGGTGCGCAATATCCCCGCCGGCATCCTGACGACCGTTTTCCTCTGGGCCGCCATGCAGGCCAGCATGATGCTGGCCGCCTTCCTCAGCCAGGGGTTCGTCCGCTTCTCCGACGCCATGGAGGGGTTGAATCCGCTGTGGTCCATGGCTACGCTCGTGGTCTTCGCCCTGTCGAAGGCCATGTTCGACGAGATCACCTACCGGGGCCTCCTGCTTCCCCAGCTGCACACCAAGCTCCAGCGATACGTCCCGTTTTCCACCGGGATCAACCTCATCCTGGCGGTGCTGATCTCGCAGCTGATTTATGTGATCATCCAGATCCCGTTGATCGATTTCGGCGAAGGGAACGAGTACCATCTCACCAGCGCCATCGTGTCGGTCTTTTCGCTGAGCATCCTGAACGCGCTGATCTTCCTGCGGACCAAGAACTTGTATATCGCCGTGGGCGTCCACGCCCTGTGGTATGCGATCGCGCTGTTCGCCGAAACCGATTTCCCGCCCCGCATCGCGCTGGCCACCCTCGTCATTTTACTGATCGCCATCTGGCCGCTGCTGCCAGACCGTCGCACCGTGCTGTATGCGCAGCCGCTCGAGGATCAGAGTCTGTATTAG
- a CDS encoding pyruvate, phosphate dikinase, protein MSDNTKYVYLFGDGKADGTREMKALLGGKGANLGDMSSIGLPVPPGFTITTECCKYYNEHNHSWPAELEAQVRNGIASLERMMNAGFGKPENPLLVSVRSGAAVSMPGMMDTVLNLGLNDAVVEGLAKLTQNERFAYDSYRRFIDMFGDVVMGVAHEHFEEAIDALKEERGVKSDLDLSAADLKTLVERYKAIYREHKGDMFPSDPYEQLRYAVNAVFNSWDSERAVKYRTINKIRGLIGTAVNVQTMVFGNMGDDCSTGVCFTRNPSNGDNHPYGEYLINAQGEDVVAGIRTPHEMTLMERELPEAYRELISTMSLLEKHYKNMQDIEFTVQKGKLFILQTRNGKRTGAAAIKIAVDMVREGLVTEKAAVADLVEPGHLDQLLHPRFENEAAYASRVIAKGLPASPGAAVGQVVFSAHEAEEAKAAGKHVILVRIETSPEDVGGMDAAQGILTSRGGMTSHAAVVARGWASPAWPAAATWSSTTRTSRSSAAARRSRNGTGSPSTARRVKSSRARSRSWRRRSAATSPRS, encoded by the coding sequence ATGAGTGATAACACCAAGTATGTTTATTTATTCGGAGACGGAAAAGCCGACGGTACCCGGGAGATGAAAGCGCTCCTGGGCGGCAAAGGGGCCAACCTCGGCGACATGAGTTCGATCGGCCTGCCGGTTCCTCCGGGGTTCACGATCACGACTGAATGCTGCAAGTACTACAACGAGCACAACCATTCCTGGCCGGCTGAACTCGAAGCGCAGGTGCGCAACGGCATCGCGTCGCTCGAACGCATGATGAACGCCGGCTTCGGCAAACCCGAAAATCCCCTCCTCGTATCCGTCCGCTCCGGCGCCGCGGTCTCCATGCCGGGCATGATGGACACGGTCCTCAACCTCGGTCTCAACGACGCCGTCGTGGAAGGCCTCGCCAAGCTGACGCAGAACGAACGCTTCGCGTACGACTCGTATCGCCGCTTCATCGACATGTTCGGCGACGTCGTGATGGGCGTCGCGCACGAACACTTCGAAGAGGCGATCGACGCCCTGAAGGAAGAGCGCGGGGTGAAAAGCGACCTCGACCTGTCCGCGGCCGACCTGAAGACGCTCGTGGAGCGCTACAAAGCCATCTACCGCGAGCACAAGGGCGACATGTTCCCCAGCGACCCGTACGAGCAGCTGCGGTATGCGGTCAACGCCGTCTTCAATTCGTGGGACAGCGAGCGCGCCGTCAAGTACCGCACGATCAACAAGATCCGCGGGCTCATCGGGACGGCCGTGAACGTCCAGACGATGGTGTTCGGCAACATGGGTGACGACTGCAGCACCGGCGTGTGCTTCACCCGGAATCCGTCCAACGGCGACAACCACCCGTACGGCGAATACCTGATCAACGCGCAGGGCGAAGACGTCGTCGCCGGCATCCGCACGCCGCACGAAATGACGCTCATGGAGCGCGAACTGCCCGAGGCGTACCGGGAGCTCATCAGCACGATGAGCCTCCTCGAGAAGCATTACAAGAACATGCAGGACATCGAGTTCACGGTCCAGAAGGGCAAGCTCTTCATCCTGCAGACCCGTAACGGCAAGCGCACGGGCGCCGCGGCCATCAAGATCGCGGTCGACATGGTCCGCGAAGGCCTCGTGACCGAAAAGGCCGCCGTCGCGGATCTCGTCGAACCGGGCCACCTGGATCAGCTGCTGCATCCCCGCTTCGAGAACGAAGCCGCCTACGCGTCGCGCGTCATTGCGAAGGGGCTGCCCGCCTCGCCGGGCGCCGCGGTCGGTCAGGTCGTCTTCTCCGCCCACGAGGCGGAAGAAGCCAAGGCCGCCGGCAAACATGTGATCCTCGTCCGTATCGAAACCAGCCCCGAAGACGTCGGCGGCATGGATGCCGCTCAGGGCATCCTGACCTCACGCGGCGGCATGACCTCGCACGCGGCGGTGGTCGCGCGCGGCTGGGCAAGCCCTGCGTGGCCGGCTGCGGCGACGTGGTCATCAACTACAAGAACAAGTCGTTCGTCAGCGGCAGCACGGAGATCAAGGAATGGGACTGGATCTCCATCAACGGCTCGACGGGTGAAGTCGTCAAGGGCAAGGAGCCGCTCGTGGCGCCGACGCTCAGCGGCGACTTCGCCACGTTCATGA
- a CDS encoding putative PEP-binding protein, protein MSWVDKFRTMGVRTNADAPADAAKAIEFGAEGIGLCRTEHMFFEEDRIINMRQMILSKTEKDRRAALAKLLPHQKKDFLGLFKEMAGKPVTIRLLDPPLHEFLPHDAEGQQQMAKEMGIPVEQIVAQVEALSEFNPMLGHRGCRLGITYPEITEMQARAILEAAVELSQQGVKVLPEIMVPLIGTVEEFVNQKQIILATAEKVFAEKGAKVEYLIGTMIEIPRAALTAADIAQEAEFFSFGTNDLTQMTFGYSRDDAGRFLPQYVESKILQEDPFQSLDRNGVGQLVRMGTEGGRKTRPNLKVGICGEHGGDPSSVHFCYEVGMNYVSCSPFRVPIARLAAAQAELKAKK, encoded by the coding sequence ATGAGCTGGGTCGACAAGTTTCGCACGATGGGGGTCCGCACGAACGCGGACGCGCCGGCGGACGCCGCGAAAGCCATCGAGTTCGGCGCCGAGGGCATCGGCCTCTGCCGCACCGAGCACATGTTCTTCGAAGAGGATCGCATCATCAACATGCGTCAGATGATCCTCTCCAAAACGGAGAAAGACCGCCGCGCGGCGCTTGCCAAGCTCCTTCCGCACCAGAAGAAGGACTTCCTCGGCCTGTTCAAGGAGATGGCCGGTAAGCCGGTGACGATCCGTCTGCTCGATCCGCCCCTCCATGAGTTCCTCCCGCACGACGCGGAAGGCCAGCAGCAGATGGCGAAGGAGATGGGCATCCCGGTCGAACAGATCGTCGCCCAGGTCGAGGCCCTGTCCGAGTTCAACCCGATGCTCGGGCATCGCGGCTGCCGGCTGGGCATCACCTACCCGGAAATCACGGAGATGCAGGCGCGCGCCATCCTCGAGGCGGCCGTGGAACTGAGCCAGCAGGGCGTCAAGGTGCTCCCGGAAATCATGGTGCCGCTGATCGGCACGGTGGAAGAATTCGTCAACCAGAAGCAGATCATCCTCGCCACGGCGGAGAAGGTCTTCGCCGAAAAGGGCGCGAAGGTAGAGTACCTGATCGGGACGATGATCGAAATCCCGCGCGCCGCCCTCACCGCGGCGGACATCGCGCAGGAAGCCGAGTTCTTCTCGTTCGGCACGAACGACCTCACCCAGATGACGTTCGGATACAGCCGCGACGACGCCGGCCGCTTCCTGCCCCAGTACGTGGAGTCCAAGATCCTGCAGGAAGACCCGTTCCAGTCGCTCGACCGGAACGGCGTCGGTCAGCTGGTTCGGATGGGCACCGAGGGCGGCCGCAAGACGCGTCCGAACCTCAAGGTGGGCATCTGCGGCGAACACGGCGGCGACCCGTCGTCGGTTCATTTCTGCTACGAAGTGGGCATGAACTACGTCTCCTGCTCGCCCTTCCGCGTGCCGATCGCTCGCCTCGCCGCCGCCCAGGCGGAACTGAAGGCGAAGAAATGA
- the topA gene encoding type I DNA topoisomerase — translation MKRLLVVESPTKARTIRRYLPESEFRVEASMGHVRDLPASADQIPEHLKDKAWARLGVNVDDGFQPIYVVPPEKKKVVKELKSALKDADELYIATDEDREGESIGWHLLQVLEPKIPVRRMVFHEITKEAILEALDHTREMDYNLIDAQETRRVLDRLVGYSISPLLWKKIAPKLSAGRVQSVAVRLIVLREKERMLFVPATYWDIKATLRKDKKPFDAVMTHYQGIRIASGKDFDDETGQLKKGLTAGKDVLLLSGADARSLADRLKDAPWRVAQVEEKLSIRKPAPPFITSTLQQEASRKLKLSARDTMRVAQQLYEQGYITYMRTDSTQLSGEAIDASRRAIVQRYGEEYLYPTVPPHRRQVHNAQEAHRAIRPASAVNARRTRAERHRGRCLT, via the coding sequence ATGAAGCGACTGCTCGTAGTTGAATCCCCCACCAAAGCCCGGACGATCCGCAGATACCTCCCTGAAAGTGAGTTTCGCGTCGAGGCCAGCATGGGCCACGTGCGCGACTTGCCGGCGTCCGCCGATCAGATTCCGGAGCACCTCAAGGACAAGGCGTGGGCCCGGCTCGGCGTCAACGTCGACGACGGCTTCCAGCCGATCTACGTCGTCCCTCCCGAAAAGAAGAAAGTCGTCAAGGAACTCAAATCCGCGCTGAAGGATGCCGATGAGCTCTACATCGCGACGGACGAGGACCGCGAGGGCGAATCGATCGGGTGGCACCTCCTGCAGGTGCTCGAACCGAAGATCCCCGTGCGGCGGATGGTGTTTCACGAGATCACCAAGGAAGCGATTCTCGAGGCGCTCGACCATACGCGCGAGATGGACTACAACCTGATCGACGCCCAGGAGACGCGGCGCGTACTCGATCGCCTCGTGGGCTATTCGATTTCGCCGCTCCTCTGGAAAAAGATCGCGCCGAAGCTCTCCGCCGGCCGCGTCCAGAGCGTGGCCGTCCGCCTGATCGTGCTGCGCGAGAAGGAACGCATGCTGTTTGTGCCGGCGACGTACTGGGACATCAAGGCGACGCTGCGCAAGGACAAGAAGCCCTTCGACGCTGTGATGACGCATTACCAGGGCATCCGCATCGCATCCGGTAAGGACTTCGACGACGAGACCGGTCAGCTCAAGAAGGGCCTCACGGCTGGCAAGGACGTGCTGCTGCTCAGCGGAGCCGACGCCCGATCCCTCGCCGACCGACTGAAGGATGCGCCGTGGCGCGTGGCGCAGGTCGAGGAAAAGCTCTCGATCCGCAAACCCGCCCCGCCGTTCATCACGTCGACCCTCCAGCAGGAAGCCAGCCGCAAGCTGAAACTCTCCGCCCGCGACACCATGCGCGTGGCCCAGCAGCTCTACGAGCAGGGCTATATCACCTATATGCGTACCGACTCCACGCAGCTCTCCGGCGAGGCCATCGATGCCAGCCGGCGCGCCATCGTGCAGCGCTACGGGGAGGAATACCTCTATCCGACGGTGCCGCCTCACCGGCGGCAGGTGCACAACGCGCAGGAAGCGCACAGGGCTATCCGCCCGGCCAGCGCGGTAAACGCGCGACGAACTCGGGCTGAAAGGCATCGAGGGCGCTGTCTGACCTGA
- the ispF gene encoding 2-C-methyl-D-erythritol 2,4-cyclodiphosphate synthase, translating into MRIGFGYDVHRLVEGRPLILGGVTIPHETGLDGHSDADVLLHAITDALLGAAALGDIGMHFPDTDMRWKGADSRDLLRETVRLVEEAGYVVGNVDATVALQRPKLRPHIDAMRACVGDLLRIPVQAVSVKATTTERLGFVGSEAGAAAYAVCLLLAR; encoded by the coding sequence ATGCGGATTGGTTTTGGATACGACGTGCATCGCCTGGTGGAGGGCCGGCCGCTCATCCTTGGCGGGGTGACCATCCCCCACGAAACGGGTCTGGACGGCCATTCAGATGCCGACGTGCTGTTGCATGCCATCACGGATGCCTTGCTCGGCGCGGCGGCGCTCGGGGATATCGGCATGCACTTTCCGGATACGGATATGCGCTGGAAAGGGGCGGACAGCCGCGACTTGCTCCGCGAGACGGTTCGTCTGGTCGAGGAAGCCGGGTATGTGGTCGGAAACGTGGACGCGACGGTCGCGTTGCAGCGCCCCAAGCTGCGGCCGCACATCGATGCGATGCGCGCCTGCGTCGGCGACCTGCTGCGCATCCCGGTACAGGCCGTCTCCGTAAAGGCGACGACGACGGAGCGACTGGGATTTGTCGGCTCCGAAGCCGGCGCGGCGGCGTATGCCGTCTGTTTGCTTCTCGCGCGATAG
- a CDS encoding topoisomerase C-terminal repeat-containing protein → MADARLRMVTARIEAGAADDIAVFRASGKTIEFPGFFRAYVEGSDDPEAALEDQDQPLPDLKEGDQPECTKIEAEGHETKPPARYTEASLIKKLEDEGIGRPSTYATIIDTIIGRGYVNRKSNQLIPTFTAFATNAVLEQQFDQLVNVGFTAGMEEELDNIAAGSLKSGPYLKKFYQGQNGLETLVEGGLDRIDARSVSTITSPKWGEYIVRVGRYGPYAEREVQGERLTASLPADIAPGDLTLEMLESIVAQGNEEDRVLGIDPVANEPILMRNGPYGVYLQLGEEEKNGKPKRISIPKNIAPEEVDLDTASALLALPRQLGVHPESGQPILTHIGRYGPYVQHGRTYASLTPEDDVLSVELPRALELLQKKEGKTQALKVLGNHPESGEPIEVLEGRYGPYVKHQKVNASLPKGTSPDTLTMEAALELLAKKAGAKKTKGGGRRKKKE, encoded by the coding sequence ATGGCCGACGCCCGGCTCCGGATGGTGACGGCGCGGATCGAAGCCGGCGCGGCCGACGATATCGCGGTCTTCCGGGCCTCGGGGAAAACGATCGAGTTTCCGGGCTTCTTCCGGGCCTACGTCGAAGGCAGCGACGATCCCGAGGCGGCGCTGGAAGACCAGGATCAGCCACTGCCCGACCTCAAGGAGGGCGATCAGCCCGAGTGCACCAAGATCGAGGCCGAGGGGCATGAGACGAAACCGCCGGCGCGGTATACCGAAGCCAGCCTCATCAAAAAGCTGGAAGACGAAGGCATCGGCCGGCCGAGCACCTATGCCACGATCATTGATACCATCATCGGGCGCGGCTACGTGAATCGGAAAAGCAACCAGCTTATCCCGACCTTCACGGCGTTCGCCACCAACGCCGTCCTCGAACAGCAGTTCGACCAACTCGTCAACGTCGGTTTTACGGCGGGGATGGAAGAGGAGTTGGACAACATCGCGGCCGGCTCGCTGAAATCCGGGCCGTATCTCAAGAAGTTCTACCAGGGGCAGAACGGCCTCGAGACGCTGGTCGAAGGCGGGCTCGACCGGATCGATGCCCGCAGCGTGTCCACCATCACGTCGCCCAAATGGGGCGAGTACATCGTGCGCGTCGGGCGATACGGCCCGTATGCGGAGCGCGAGGTGCAGGGCGAACGGCTGACGGCGTCGCTGCCGGCGGACATCGCCCCCGGCGATCTGACGCTCGAAATGCTCGAATCGATCGTCGCCCAAGGCAACGAGGAAGATCGGGTGCTCGGCATCGATCCGGTCGCCAATGAGCCCATCCTGATGCGAAATGGACCCTACGGCGTCTATTTGCAGCTCGGCGAAGAAGAGAAAAACGGGAAGCCCAAGCGGATCTCGATCCCGAAAAACATCGCCCCCGAGGAAGTCGACCTCGACACCGCCTCGGCGCTCCTCGCCCTACCCCGGCAGCTCGGCGTGCATCCCGAGAGCGGCCAGCCGATCCTGACGCATATCGGACGGTACGGTCCGTACGTTCAGCACGGACGCACCTACGCCTCGCTGACGCCGGAAGACGACGTGCTCTCCGTCGAGCTGCCGCGCGCGCTCGAACTGCTCCAGAAAAAGGAAGGGAAGACGCAGGCGCTGAAGGTGCTGGGCAACCACCCGGAATCCGGCGAGCCGATCGAGGTCCTCGAAGGCCGTTATGGGCCCTACGTGAAGCATCAGAAGGTCAACGCCTCGCTTCCCAAGGGCACGAGCCCCGACACCCTGACGATGGAGGCCGCGCTGGAACTCCTGGCGAAAAAGGCCGGCGCGAAAAAGACCAAAGGCGGTGGACGGAGGAAGAAGAAGGAATGA